One Solanum lycopersicum chromosome 2, SLM_r2.1 genomic region harbors:
- the LOC101265987 gene encoding vacuolar protein sorting-associated protein 35A: protein MITNGVEDEEKWLAAGIAGLQQNAFYMHRALDSNNLKDALKYSAQMLSELRTSKLSPHKYYELYMRAFDELRKLEIFFREETNRGCSIVELYELVQHAGNILPRLYLLCTVGSVYIKSKEAPAKDILKDLVEMCRSIQHPLRGLFLRSYLSQVSRDKLPDIGSEYEGDADTVMDAVEFVLQNFTEMNKLWVRMQHQGHAREKEKREKERSELRDLVGKNLHVLGQIEGIDLDLYKDMVLPRVLEQVVNCKDEIAQGYLMDCIIQVFPDEYHLQTLETLLGACPQFQPSVDIKTVLARLMERLSNYAALSAEVLPEFFQVEAFAKLNSAIGKVIEAQEDMPIAGVVTLYSSLLTFSLHVHPDRLDYVDQILGACVQKLSGKGKLKDNKATKQIVALLSAPLEKYKDIDTALKLSNYPRLMENLDDSTSKEMANVLVQNILKNKTCISTAEKVEALFELMKALIRDLDEGVDDELDEDDFQEEQNSVAQLIQMLHNDDPEEMLKIICAVKKHILTGGPKRLPFTVPPLIFNSLKFVRRLHSHDENVPEEESSAMPKKFFQILNQIIEALSIVPVPELALKLYLECAEAANDSDIEPVAYEFFTQAYILYEEEISDSKAQVTAIHLIIGTLQRMHIFGVENRDTLTHKATGYSAKLLKKPDQCRAVYACSHLFWVDDQDNIKDGERVLLCLKRALRIANAAQQMSNATRGSSGSVLLFIEILNKYLYFFEKGVSQINVASVQSLIELITTEMQSENTTADPAADAFFASTLRYIQFQKDKGGAVGEKFESINS from the exons ATGATAACTAATGGAGTCGAAGACGAAGAGAAGTGGCTTGCCGCTGGGATCGCCGGCCTTCAGCAGAACGCATTTTACATGCATCGCGCTCTT GACTCGAACAATCTGAAAGATGCATTGAAATACTCGGCTCAGATGCTCTCGGAGCTCCGAACTTCCAAGCTTTCTCCTCACAAATACTATGAACTAT ATATGCGCGCATTTGATGAATTGAGGAAATTAGAGATCTTCTTCAGAGAGGAGACAAATCGTGGCTGCTCCATTGTTGAGTTGTATGAGCTCGTGCAGCACGCTGGCAACATTTTGCCTAGATT GTATCTCCTTTGTACAGTGGGTTCAGTGTACATTAAATCAAAGGAGGCTCCTGCCAAGGATATTCTCAAAGATCTGGTGGAAATGTGCCGTAGCATACAACATCCATTACGTGGTCTCTTCCTAAGGAGTTACCTTTCACAAGTCAGTAGGGATAAATTGCCTGATATAGGATCTGAATATGAAGG GGATGCTGACACTGTCATGGATGCAGTAGAATTCGTGCTCCAAAATTTCACAGAAATGAACAAACTTTGGGTGCGAATGCAACATCAG GGACATGCACGGGAAAAGGAAAAACGTGAAAAAGAAAGGAGCGAGCTTCGCGATCTT GTGGGGAAGAACCTGCATGTTCTAGGTCAAATTGAGGGCATTGACCTTGATTTGTACAAAGATATGGTGCTTCCAAGAGTTTTAGAGCAG GTTGTCAATTGTAAAGATGAGATTGCACAGGGATATTTGATGGATTGCATCATTCAAGTCTTCCCTGATGAGTACCACTTACAAACTCTTGAAACATTACTTGGTGCTTGCCCCCAGTTTCAG CCATCTGTTGATATCAAGACAGTGCTTGCTCGTCTGATGGAAAGGCTTTCGAACTATGCTGCTTTAAGTGCAGAA GTTTTACCTGAGTTCTTCCAGGTTGAAGCTTTCGCAAAACTTAATAGTGCCATAGGCAAG GTGATAGAGGCTCAAGAAGACATGCCTATTGCCGGAGTGGTGACATTGTATTCATCCCTtttgacattttctcttcatgtcCACCCTGATCGCCTTGATTATGTAGATCAGATTCTG GGTGCATGTGTACAGAAACTTTCTGGAAAAGGAAAGCTCAAAGACAACAAAGCAACAAAACAGATAGTGGCCCTACTAAGTGCTCCTCTGGAGAAGTATAAGGATATAGATACTGCGCTAAAGCTGTCAAATTATCCTCGTCTTATGGAGAATCTTGACGATTCAACTAGTAAAGAGATGGCTAATGTTTTagtacaaaatattttgaaaaataagactTGCATTTCAACTGCTGAAAAG GTTGAGGCACTTTTTGAGTTAATGAAAGCACTAATTCGAGATTTGGATGAGGGTGTTGATGATGAG CTTGATGAAGATGATTTCCAGGAAGAGCAGAATTCTGTTGCGCAGCTTATTCAAATGCTTCACAATGATGATCCTGAAGAGATGCTGAAG ATTATTTGTGCTGTGAAGAAGCACATTTTGACAGGAGGGCCAAAGAGACTTCCTTTTACTGTCCCTCCCCTTATTTTCAACTCACTAAAG TTTGTTAGGCGACTACATAGTCATGATGAAAATGTTCCTGAGGAAGAGTCATCTGCTATGCCTAAGAAATTCTTTCAGATTCTGAATCAG ATTATTGAGGCGCTCTCAATTGTTCCTGTACCTGAACTAGCACTGAAGCTGTACCTGGAGTGTGCTGAG GCTGCCAATGACTCTGACATAGAGCCTGTTGCCTATGAATTTTTCACTCAAGCTTATATACTATATGAAGAAGAAATTTCg GACTCCAAAGCACAGGTGACTGCAATACACTTGATAATAGGAACTCTTCAGAGAATGCACATCTTTGGTGTTGAGAACAGGGACACGTTAACGCACAAGGCTACAGGG TACTCTGCAAAGCTCTTGAAGAAACCTGATCAATGTAGAGCTGTGTATGCTTGTTCGCATCTTTTCTGGGTTGACGATCAGGACAATATCAAGGATGGAGAAAG GGTTTTGCTTTGCTTAAAGCGGGCCTTAAGAATTGCAAATGCTGCTCAACAAATGTCCAATGCAACCCGAGGCAGCAGTGGATCTGTCTTGCTCTTTATAGAAATTCTAAACAA GTATCTGTATTTCTTTGAGAAGGGGGTCTCACAAATTAATGTTGCCTCCGTCCAGAGCCTGATTGAGCTAATCACAACTGAAATGCAAAGTGAAAATACAACAGCAGATCCTGCAGcagatgccttctttgcaagcaCCTTGCGATACATCCAGTTCCAGAAGGATAAAGGTGGTGCAGTTGGGGAGAAATTCGAGTCCATCAACTCATAA
- the DHQS gene encoding 3-dehydroquinate synthase, chloroplastic encodes MASSFCPKQALSFTNSTHQLHQSRAIPRDIHVRFPAPVSSPSSRCGLKSKATTRLKVLATSATKVMDHSSSKASSQAPTVVEVDLGTRSYPIYIGAGLLDQPDLLQRHIHGKRVLVVTNTTVAPLYLDKTISALTDGNPNVTVESVILPDGEQFKNMETLMKVFDKAIESRLDRRCTFVALGGGVIGDMCGYAAASYLRGVNFIQIPTTVMAQVDSSVGGKTGINHPLGKNMIGAFYQPQCVLIDTDTLNTLPDRELASGLAEVIKYGLIRDAEFFEWQEQNMPLLLARDPTAFTYAIKRSCENKADVVSQDEKESGVRATLNLGHTFGHAVETGVGYGQWLHGEAVAAGTVMAVDMSRRLGWIDDSLVQRVQKILQQAKLPTSPPETMTVEMFKSIMAVDKKVADGKLRLILLKGSLGNCVFTGDYDQKALDETLRAFSKS; translated from the exons ATGGCGTCGTCTTTCTGCCCAAAACAGGCTTTATCTTTCACCAATTCGACCCACCAACTCCACCAATCCAGAGCAATTCCACGTGACATACACGTTCGTTTCCCTGCTCCCGTCTCTTCACCTTCTTCCAGGTGTGGGCTGAAGTCGAAAGCCACCACACGATTGAAGGTGTTGGCAACTTCTGCCACGAAGGTGATGGATCACTCGTCCAGTAAAGCGAGTTCACAGGCTCCTACAGTTGTTGAAGTGGATCTGGGTACTCGGAGCTACCCGATTTATATTGGGGCTGGACTTCTTGATCAACCTGACCTCCTACAAAG ACATATTCATGGGAAGAGAGTCCTTGTCGTTACTAACACTACAGTTGCCCCTCTATATCTTGATAAAACTATAAGCGCTTTGACAGATGGAAACCCTAATGTTACCGTAGAAAGTGTCATTTTGCCAGATGGTGAGCAATTTAAAAACATG GAAACTCTTATGAAAGTCTTTGATAAAGCCATCGAATCAAGGCTGGATCGTCGTTGTACATTTGTCGCTCTCGGTGGTGGAGTTATAGGTGACATGTGTGGTTATGCCGCCGCTTCCTACCTTCGTGGAGTTAATTTTATTCAGATCCCCACCACTGTTATGGCACAG GTAGATTCTTCTGTTGGAGGCAAAACTGGAATAAACCATCCACTTGGTAAAAATATGATTGGAGCATTCTACCAGCCACAATGTGTGCTTATAGACACGGATACCCTGAATACTTTACCAGATAGAGAATTAGCATCTGGCCTCGCAGAAGTAATAAAATATGGACTCATTAGAGATGCTGAGTTTTTCGAGTGGCAAGAACAGAATATGCCATTATTATTAGCAAG GGACCCCACTGCATTTACCTATGCTATCAAGCGTTCCTGTGAAAACAAAGCAGATGTTGTTTCTCAAGATGAGAAGGAAAGCGGAGTGAGGGCAACTTTGAACTTGGGTCATACCTTTGGTCAT GCAGTTGAGACTGGCGTTGGCTATGGGCAGTGGCTTCATGGAGAAGCAGTTGCTGCTGGAACG gTCATGGCTGTTGACATGTCACGCCGTCTTGGTTGGATTGATGACTCACTGGTACAGCGGGTGCAGAAGATCTTACAACAGGCAAAGCTGCCGACTTCACCTCCTGAAACTATGACTGTGGAGATGTTCAAGTCTATCATGGCT GTTGATAAAAAAGTGGCAGATGGGAAACTAAGACTTATCCTTCTAAAAGGTTCACTTGGTAACTGTGTTTTTACCGGTGATTATGACCAGAAGGCCCTCGATGAAACACTCCGTGCATTTTCCAAATCTTAA
- the LOC104645763 gene encoding ROP GTPases family protein translates to MSASRFIKCVTVGDGAVGKTCLLISYTSNTFPTDYVPTVFDNFSANVVVNGSTVNLGLWDTAGQEDYNRLRPLSYRGADVFILAFSLISKASYENVAKKWIPELKHYAPGVPIVLVGTKLDLRDDKQFFVDHPGAVPITTAQGEELRKTIGAPAYIECSSKTQQNVKAVFDAAIKVVLQPPKQKKKKGKSQKACSIL, encoded by the exons ATGAGTGCTTCAAGGTTTATCAAATGTGTTACCGTCGGCGATGGTGCCGTTGGAAAGACGTGTCTCTTGATTTCTTACACCAGCAATACCTTCCCCACG GATTATGTGCCCACCGTGTTCGACAATTTCAGTGCAAATGTGGTCGTCAATGGGAGCACTGTCAACCTAGGGTTGTGGGATACTGCTG GACAGGAGGATTACAATAGGTTAAGACCTCTGAGTTACCGTGGAGCTGATGTTTTCATTTTGGCATTCTCTCTCATTAGTAAAGCCAGCTATGAAAACGTTGCCAAGAAG TGGATTCCTGAATTGAAGCATTATGCCCCCGGTGTTCCAATAGTGCTTGTTGGAACAAAACTAG ATCTTCGGGATGATAAGCAATTCTTCGTAGACCATCCTGGTGCTGTGCCAATTACCACTGCTCAG GGTGAAGAGCTGAGGAAAACAATTGGTGCACCTGCTTACATTGAATGTAGTTCAAAAACACAGCAG AACGTGAAAGCAGTCTTTGATGCCGCTATCAAGGTCGTGCTCCAGCCACCCAAGCAGAAGAAAAAGAAGGGGAAGTCCCAAAAGGCATGTTCTATTTTGTGA
- the LOC101266291 gene encoding heavy metal-associated isoprenylated plant protein 26 produces the protein MGFLDHLSELCEFHRGTSRRKLSKLWRNQLETVEIRVKMDCEGCERRVRKSVQGMRGVTKVEVEPKKHKLTVIGYVDPDKVLRRVRHRTGKKAEFWPYVPYDLVDHPYVRGVYDKKAPPGYVRNVYDNPQVSNLARASSTEVNYITAFSDENPQACIIM, from the exons ATGGGTTTTCTAGATCATCTTTCTGAGCTCTGTGAATTCCATCGAGGCACCAGCAGAAGGAAGCTCAGCAAACTTTGGAGAAATCAACTTGAG ACAGTGGAGATACGAGTGAAAATGGACTGCGAAGGGTGCGAAAGGAGGGTGAGGAAGTCTGTACAAGGGATGAGAGGGGTGACGAAAGTAGAAGTGGAGCCAAAGAAGCACAAGCTGACAGTTATTGGTTATGTTGATccagataaagtattgcgacgAGTAAGACATCGTACGGGAAAGAAGGCTGAATTTTGGCCATACGTTCCTTACGATCTGGTGGATCATCCCTACGTGCGGGGCGTCTATGATAAGAAGGCTCCGCCAGGATACGTCCGCAACGTCTATGATAACCCGCAGGTTTCGAACCTGGCGAGGGCGAGTTCTACTGAAGTCAACTATATTACTGCTTTTAGTGATGAAAATCCTCAAGCCTGCATTATCATGTGA
- the LOC101265499 gene encoding ubiquitin-conjugating enzyme E2 10: MASRRIQKELKDLQRDPPTSCSAGPVAQDMFHWQATIIGPNDSPYAGGVFQVTIHFPPDYPFKPPKVAFRTRVFHPNINNNGNICLDILKDQWSPALTISKVLLSICSLLTDPNPDDPLVPEIAHMCKTDKTKYESMARSWTQKYAMN; the protein is encoded by the exons ATGGCATCCAGGAGAATTCAAAAGGAGCTAAAAGACTTGCAAAGAGACCCTCCCACTTCATGCAGTGCAG GTCCAGTAGCTCAGGATATGTTTCATTGGCAAGCAACTATTATTGGTCCAAATGATAGCCCTTATGCTGGTGGTGTTTTCCAAGTCACCATCCATTTTCCTCCTGATTACCCTTTCAAACCTCCCAAG GTGGCTTTCAGGACCAGAGTTTTTCAtccaaatataaacaataatGGAAATATTTGTTTGGACATACTGAAGGATCAATGGAGTCCTGCCCTCACCATATCCAAG GTTTTGCTGTCCATATGTTCACTGCTAACAGATCCAAATCCAGATGATCCACTGGTTCCAGAAATTGCTCATATGTGCAAGACTGATAAAACCAAGTACGAGTCAATGGCTCGTAGTTGGACTCAAAAGTATGCCATGAACTGA